The following coding sequences lie in one Oceanicola sp. 502str15 genomic window:
- a CDS encoding flagellar biosynthetic protein FliQ, which translates to MEAAGFYDTLREGLWVGVVIALPILTVALVAGVTIGLFQALTSVQEMTLTFVPKLAAILAVFWLTMGFMTESLVSFFQSTLVPLIAGG; encoded by the coding sequence ATGGAGGCGGCGGGCTTTTACGACACGCTCCGGGAGGGGCTCTGGGTTGGCGTTGTCATCGCCCTGCCCATCCTCACCGTGGCGCTCGTCGCGGGCGTGACCATCGGCCTTTTCCAGGCGCTGACCTCGGTGCAGGAAATGACCCTCACCTTCGTGCCCAAGCTCGCCGCCATCCTCGCCGTTTTCTGGCTGACCATGGGGTTCATGACCGAGAGCCTCGTCAGTTTCTTCCAATCCACCCTCGTTCCGCTGATCGCCGGAGGTTGA
- a CDS encoding FlgB family protein, producing MFDQLEILSMARGLATHSATRQNVVAQNLAQADTAGYKARDIAAFGDTYRASGRMALRSTRAGHLAGSAPPPELRPFVERGVDSDPNGNSVSIETQMVKSAEVQIRHELALSVYNTTLGILRATLGRR from the coding sequence ATGTTCGATCAGCTCGAGATCCTTTCAATGGCGCGTGGTCTGGCCACGCACTCCGCCACCCGACAGAACGTGGTGGCCCAGAACCTCGCCCAGGCCGATACGGCCGGATACAAGGCGCGTGACATCGCGGCCTTCGGCGACACCTACCGCGCCTCCGGCCGCATGGCCCTGCGCAGCACCCGCGCCGGTCATCTCGCCGGCAGTGCCCCCCCGCCCGAGCTGCGCCCCTTTGTCGAGCGCGGCGTCGATAGCGACCCGAACGGCAACAGCGTGTCGATCGAAACCCAGATGGTGAAGTCGGCCGAGGTCCAGATCAGGCATGAGCTGGCCCTGTCGGTCTACAACACCACGCTGGGCATCCTTCGCGCCACGCTCGGGCGCAGGTAG
- a CDS encoding flagellar hook-basal body complex protein: MSSTYVTLSRQSGLMNEMRAVANNLANLSTTGFRREGVIFSEWVRAADGPSGSVSMATARVRNTDLAQGTLSQTGGTFDFAIEGEGFFQIETPQGLRLTRAGSYTPGPAGEVMNGDGHFLLDAGGAPVFAPPGARSISLAADGTLSADGVPLTQIGMVEPEDYTAMTREGGTLFDPGGAVVPAENARVLQGFIEESNVDPILEIARMIEVQRTYELGQKFLEKESERKDSVIQTLTR; this comes from the coding sequence ATGAGCAGCACCTATGTCACCCTCTCCCGCCAGTCGGGCCTGATGAACGAGATGCGCGCGGTGGCCAACAACCTCGCCAACCTCTCCACCACCGGCTTCCGCCGCGAGGGGGTGATCTTTTCCGAGTGGGTCCGCGCCGCAGACGGGCCCTCCGGCTCGGTCTCCATGGCGACGGCCCGGGTGCGCAACACCGACCTCGCGCAGGGCACCCTCAGCCAGACCGGGGGCACCTTCGACTTTGCCATCGAGGGCGAGGGGTTCTTTCAGATCGAAACGCCACAGGGGCTGCGCCTGACCCGCGCGGGCAGCTACACGCCCGGGCCCGCGGGCGAGGTGATGAACGGCGATGGGCACTTTCTGCTCGATGCCGGCGGCGCGCCCGTCTTCGCGCCCCCCGGCGCGCGCTCCATCAGCCTCGCCGCCGACGGCACGCTCAGCGCCGACGGCGTTCCGCTGACCCAGATCGGCATGGTCGAGCCCGAGGATTACACCGCCATGACCCGCGAAGGCGGCACGCTCTTCGATCCGGGCGGCGCCGTGGTGCCCGCCGAAAACGCCCGCGTGCTCCAGGGCTTCATCGAAGAGAGCAACGTCGACCCGATCCTCGAGATCGCCCGCATGATCGAGGTCCAGCGCACCTATGAGCTGGGCCAGAAATTCCTGGAGAAGGAGTCCGAGCGCAAGGACTCCGTCATCCAGACCCTCACCCGTTAA
- the flgC gene encoding flagellar basal body rod protein FlgC, which yields MSDLFESFSVSASAMRAQSSRLRHVSENIANVDTPGYHRKLTPFREILQGGRRSGAVEAAPVQLDDTDLPEVFDPSHPMAGEDGIYLGSNVDLVVEIADAREAQRSYEANLKMFDQARQMTRSLLEILRK from the coding sequence ATGAGCGACCTGTTCGAGAGCTTCTCCGTTTCCGCGAGCGCCATGCGGGCTCAGAGTTCGCGCCTGCGTCACGTGTCCGAGAACATCGCCAACGTCGATACGCCCGGCTACCACCGCAAGCTCACCCCGTTCCGCGAGATCTTGCAGGGCGGGCGGCGTTCCGGCGCGGTCGAGGCCGCGCCCGTGCAGCTCGACGACACCGATCTGCCCGAGGTCTTCGACCCCTCCCACCCGATGGCCGGAGAGGATGGCATTTACCTCGGTTCGAATGTCGATCTCGTGGTCGAGATCGCCGACGCGCGAGAGGCCCAGCGCAGCTACGAGGCAAACCTCAAGATGTTCGATCAGGCCCGGCAGATGACCCGTAGCCTTTTGGAAATACTGCGAAAATAG
- the fliE gene encoding flagellar hook-basal body complex protein FliE, whose translation MDIKMSSVSRLYEGARPATAPKTGTEPGGEGFARVAQDFAAMLSNAEHVAKEAMVGKADPHALVQALAETQLAVETAVTVRDKVVEAYQEILRMPV comes from the coding sequence ATGGATATCAAGATGTCCAGTGTGTCCCGGCTCTATGAAGGAGCCAGACCAGCCACCGCCCCGAAGACGGGCACCGAACCGGGCGGCGAAGGCTTCGCCCGCGTGGCTCAGGACTTCGCTGCCATGCTCTCGAACGCGGAGCATGTGGCAAAGGAGGCGATGGTCGGCAAAGCCGATCCACACGCCCTTGTTCAGGCATTGGCCGAAACCCAGCTTGCCGTCGAAACGGCGGTGACGGTGCGCGACAAAGTCGTGGAAGCCTACCAGGAAATCCTGCGGATGCCTGTGTGA